GCTCCGCTTCCTGGATGCTCGGGTGGGCCCAGGCGGGTACGTCCCCTTTCTCGAAGAAGAGCAGGGTCCTGGTTCCACTCCGGTCCTCGATGGCGAGACAGTCGAGGTCTCCGTTGTCATCAATCTTGAGGTAGACCTGCACGGGCCGGGCGATGCGATGCAGGAAGTCCTGGTGTTCATCTCCCAGGGTGAACTCGATGGAGCCCAGCTCCGAGCCCCTGGGCTCCACGTCGATGCCCAACAGGGGCAGCGCGCGAACCAGCTCCTGGGCCCCCATCTGCACGCTCTCCACTTCCACGCGGACGGGATGACTCAGCGCCCGCCTGCTCAAGCCCGCGAAGTAGTTGAACCACCCCTGAGGCGGAATCTCCGTCGTGCGTTCCATGCGCGGCCTCCTCCAGGAAAGGTAGGTGCGCGCCACGGAGGGAGGCGGGCTTCGGCGTCCGCCCTCCCTCCCCCGCTCACCCGGCGGCCAGCTCCCGCTCCAGGGCCCGCGCATCGGCCTCGGCGAGCGTTCGCGAGCGCTCGAGGGCATGCGCTCCGCGGCTGCCCAGCCCCGCGAACTTGAGCAGGAAGAGTCCCAGCGCGGTCCGCAGGAGGTATTTGCGCCGCTCCTGTTGGACATGGACGACGGGCCAGTCCTCAGACGAGCATGCGCGTGACGCCCGGGAGCCCTACGCGGGCGGCGGCGAGGAGGGTCGCAGGTGGCTGTAGGCGATGGCCGCCAGCGCGTCGAAGACGGGCACGGTCCAGGAGGCCCCATGGACCCGTCTCCACTCCTCCGCGAAGGCCATGAAGGCCTCGAGCTGCTCCGGACTCGGA
Above is a window of Cystobacter fuscus DNA encoding:
- a CDS encoding DUF5335 family protein, with the translated sequence MERTTEIPPQGWFNYFAGLSRRALSHPVRVEVESVQMGAQELVRALPLLGIDVEPRGSELGSIEFTLGDEHQDFLHRIARPVQVYLKIDDNGDLDCLAIEDRSGTRTLLFFEKGDVPAWAHPSIQEAEPPAPGL